A window from Acetomicrobium sp. S15 = DSM 107314 encodes these proteins:
- a CDS encoding VOC family protein translates to MKLLGIDHIGILVKNIDSAMKVYSVMGLKPALIEENEAYKVKIAFLPVSGGVLVELIEPIGPGRLKEQLENYGEGIDHIAFKVDDIEKSLRELKEQGIPLQDETPQLGGAGAKVAFLKKEGANNVSIELKEGGSEIV, encoded by the coding sequence ATGAAACTATTAGGTATAGATCATATTGGTATATTGGTAAAAAATATTGATAGTGCTATGAAAGTATATTCTGTTATGGGGTTAAAGCCAGCACTGATAGAGGAAAATGAAGCGTATAAGGTAAAAATTGCCTTTTTGCCTGTAAGTGGTGGAGTCTTGGTCGAATTGATAGAGCCTATAGGACCGGGGCGATTAAAAGAGCAGCTTGAAAACTACGGCGAAGGAATCGACCATATTGCTTTTAAAGTAGATGACATTGAAAAAAGCTTGCGTGAATTGAAGGAACAGGGCATCCCGTTACAGGACGAGACCCCGCAATTAGGTGGAGCTGGTGCAAAAGTTGCCTTTTTGAAAAAAGAAGGGGCTAATAATGTCTCGATAGAATTAAAAGAAGGAGGTAGCGAAATAGTATGA
- a CDS encoding CoA transferase subunit A: protein MNSKKVTDLKSAISEVKDGMTVFVDGFGYNRTPMACVHEIIKQQVQGLCTLGSIEIQADMLIGADCVSMLDNGWTGAEGWPHGSFSSYPMRRKIEEGKLKVEYYSNLAIAWRLIGAAYGWSFVPFPGFQSSDHFRLRGYHGENKVKMIKCPFTGEDVPVLPTFSLDVAIIHVQKADVDGNAMITGPLGYARSSAFAAKTTIITCEEIVPVEYTRQHMHEVVIPGAFVKHVVEVPFGAYPTACQGYYDYDWDWIKYYFEQSKEETTFRAYLDEYVFGCNTWEDFLNKVLTQDKRNEIKASSVLLY from the coding sequence ATGAATAGTAAAAAGGTTACAGATCTTAAGAGTGCTATCAGTGAAGTGAAGGACGGCATGACGGTCTTTGTTGATGGCTTTGGTTATAACAGGACACCTATGGCGTGTGTGCATGAGATTATAAAACAGCAAGTACAGGGTTTGTGCACCCTGGGAAGCATAGAAATACAAGCAGACATGTTAATAGGGGCTGACTGTGTCTCTATGCTCGATAACGGTTGGACTGGAGCGGAAGGTTGGCCTCATGGGAGTTTTTCGTCCTATCCCATGAGGAGGAAAATCGAGGAAGGGAAACTTAAAGTGGAATATTATTCTAATCTAGCCATTGCATGGCGCCTCATCGGTGCGGCTTATGGATGGAGTTTCGTCCCATTCCCTGGATTTCAGTCATCCGACCATTTTAGGCTTAGGGGGTATCATGGGGAGAATAAAGTCAAGATGATAAAATGCCCCTTCACGGGTGAAGATGTTCCCGTATTACCCACCTTTTCTTTAGATGTTGCCATTATTCACGTACAGAAAGCTGATGTAGATGGGAATGCGATGATTACTGGACCTTTAGGTTATGCTCGCTCCAGTGCGTTTGCAGCTAAAACTACTATTATCACATGTGAAGAAATAGTGCCGGTTGAATATACGAGGCAACACATGCACGAAGTTGTGATACCTGGCGCTTTTGTGAAACATGTAGTAGAAGTACCCTTTGGGGCTTACCCAACTGCTTGTCAAGGATATTACGACTACGATTGGGATTGGATTAAATACTACTTTGAACAATCGAAAGAGGAGACTACATTCAGAGCATATCTTGATGAGTATGTTTTTGGCTGTAATACGTGGGAAGATTTTTTAAATAAGGTATTAACCCAAGATAAAAGGAACGAGATAAAAGCAAGTAGTGTTCTTCTTTACTGA
- a CDS encoding CoA-transferase subunit beta codes for MTKYSMDYSLTEMMCVAAAREVKDGERVFAGAGLPLLASIVAKRTHAPNIQICLESGIVGAEFPDDEIRGKSPLPRFVADPRIFPGAVYQCELLEINGIFLTQRKMDVGFLGGAQVDKYGNLNSTIIGSWDKPKVWLPGSGGAAEIAMFANRVLIIMAPHDKRRFCEKVDCITSPGYLEGPGSREAHGLKWGGPEAVVSTLGILRFDPDTKEMYLAATYKGVTAEQVKENTSWDLKISSNLQEVEPPYEEEVRIIREIDKEGLFTSR; via the coding sequence ATGACGAAATATAGCATGGATTATAGCCTTACAGAAATGATGTGCGTGGCAGCCGCCCGTGAAGTTAAAGACGGAGAACGAGTCTTTGCTGGCGCTGGACTTCCACTTCTAGCTTCGATTGTCGCAAAACGCACTCATGCTCCAAACATTCAAATATGCTTGGAGTCTGGAATAGTTGGTGCTGAGTTTCCCGACGACGAAATAAGAGGGAAATCTCCATTGCCTCGTTTCGTTGCGGATCCTAGGATCTTTCCTGGGGCAGTTTATCAATGTGAGCTTTTAGAGATTAATGGCATATTTTTGACTCAACGCAAGATGGACGTAGGGTTCCTTGGGGGAGCGCAGGTGGATAAGTACGGCAACCTTAATTCTACAATAATAGGAAGTTGGGATAAGCCCAAGGTCTGGCTTCCCGGCTCTGGTGGTGCAGCAGAAATTGCTATGTTTGCGAATAGGGTTCTAATTATAATGGCACCTCATGATAAACGAAGGTTCTGTGAGAAAGTAGATTGCATTACCTCTCCTGGATACCTTGAGGGACCGGGCTCAAGGGAAGCTCATGGACTTAAGTGGGGTGGGCCGGAAGCCGTTGTGTCTACTCTTGGAATATTGAGGTTTGACCCCGATACCAAAGAGATGTATTTAGCTGCAACATATAAAGGCGTAACCGCTGAACAAGTCAAAGAGAATACAAGCTGGGATCTGAAGATCTCTTCAAACCTGCAAGAAGTCGAGCCGCCTTATGAGGAGGAAGTGCGGATCATTAGAGAAATAGATAAGGAGGGGTTATTTACATCAAGATAG